A segment of the Deltaproteobacteria bacterium genome:
TCGTGCTGGTGTCCACGGACAAGGCCGTGCGGCCGACCAATGTCATGGGCACGACCAAACGCGTGGCCGAGCTGCTCATGCGCGCCAGGAGCGGGGGCCGAACCACATTCATGGCCGTGCGCTTCGGCAACGTGCTCGGCTCGTCGGGTTCGGTCATCCCGCTCTTTCGCAAGCAAATCGCCCACGGCGGCCCGGTCACGGTCACCCATCCCGAGGTGACGCGCTACTTCATGACCATTCCCGAGGCCGCCCAGCTCATCGTTCAGGCCGGAGCCCTGGGCCGGGGCAAAGAAATCTTCATCCTCAAAATGGGCCAGCCCGTGCGCATCGCCGACCTGGCCCGGGATCTGATCGTTTTGTCCGGCAAATCCGTGGACGACATCGAAATCCGCTTCACGGGCCTGCGGCCGGGCGAAAAGCTTTACGAGGAACTGATCACTACCGGCGAAGGCATCATCGAAACCGGCCACGATCAGATCATGGTTTTGGAGCCTCTCGGCGAGCACGAAGCCCAACAGTGCATCGGGCCCCTGCTCCAGGCCGCCACGACCTTTGACGCGGTCACGATCCGACGGGAACTGGAACGCCTGGTGCCGGAATTCCACCCCGACCCGACACCTGGTCTTGCCCAGGACAAGGGCCGTGGTTGACAGCGTCGTATTTAGTCCGCATTGGGACGTGTTGGTGATGACTTCCCTTTTTTTGATCCCATCACTTGAATTTTTTTGAATGATTTGTGTCTGTCGCCGATGGACGTGATCGCGTCGTGAATCGGCGCGGGGTGGATGTTTCATGGACTCTGGATTTATGATCCTGGCCCTTATCATTGGCCTGTATGTAACGCTGGGGCCTTTGGTATTCGTCTTTCTGTATATTATTTTCGATCGTCTGGCCGAATACGAGCCCAAGCCAAAACGCAAATCCGGGGAAATCTTGCCCAAGGACAACGCATTGCTATCCCCACGGCACATTCGGATACTGCTTGATCGCAAAAAAAATGGATGCACGAATATCTCATGATGCCTCCCATGGATATTTTTGAAGAAGAACACCATGGGCATAATGAATAAATATGCCATGGCGTGGTATGGATTGAATTCATGAAAACAATGAAGGATTTTTTACGGAAGTGGAGAAAATATTTTGTCTACGCCGGATTCATAAGCTGTTTCATCAACTTGCTCCAGCTGACGTTTTCGTTTTATATGTTCGCGATCTACGACGCGATATTCAGCAGCTATGACCACGATTCGCTCTATTCCATAACCGTTATCGCCGTTTTTGCCCTGTTTTTTCTTCTTTTTTTCGGCTTCCTGCGCAAAAGAATACTGCGCATGGTCGGCGTCGATCTGGTTGCCTCGTTCAGTCCGCATATTTTCCGGCACACGCTCCTGGGGTACGCGGGGCCATCCAAACAGGCCTACCAGCAAGGCATGAGCGACATTTCGACCCTCAACGCGTTTTTGAACAGCGATTCCCTGCCCGCTATTTTCGACATCCCATGGACGCCGTTTTACGTTCTGATCATCTTCCTTTTCCACCCCATGCTGGGCGTGGTCACGCTGGGCGTGGGACTGGCCATCCTGCTGCTGATCTTCCTCCAGGACCGGTACACCCGGGATCGCCTCGTCAAGGCCAATTCCCTGGCCCAAGGCAACAAACGCTTCCTGGACTCCATGCTGGCCAACGCCGAGGTGGTCAATGCCATGGGCATGGGCCGAAGCGTTCATGACCGCTTTGACGCCCGGAACACGGAAATCGTCGTGCATCAGACCATGGCCAGCCGCTATGCCGGCCTGACCCAAAGTTCCATCAAGTCGATTCAGATCCTGATGAACGTTCTGCTTTACGCCGTCGGCTCCTGGCTGGCCATCACGGAAAATTTCAACGCCGGCCTGATCATCGTGGTTTCGGTCATCGAGGGGCAGGCCCTGTCTCCCTTCATGCGCGTGCTGTTCGGTGCCAAGACCATTGTCCAGGCCCGTGAAGCCTACAAACGCCTGCATGGCTTTTTTTACCTCCTGTCCAAGGTGCCGCCCAAAATGTCCCTGCCCGCGCCGCGCGGCGCCCTTGTCGCGGACCGGGTCACCTTCGCCCTGGGTGGACGACTGCTGCTGCGCGAAGTGTCCTTTGATCTGGAGCCAGGCGAATTCATGGGGCTGGTCGGTCCCAACGGAGCGGGCAAAACCACCTTGCTGCGGGTTCTCCTCGGCCTGTGGCCCTCTATTTTCGGTGCCGCGCGCCTGGACGGCGTCAGTCTCCAACTCTGGGACAAGACGGAGCTCGGCCCCCACATCGGATACCTGCCCCAGGAGGTGGAACTTTTCCCGGTAAGCGTGGCTGCGAACATCGCCCGCCTGGGCGAGGTGGACATGGACGAAGTAACCAGGGTGTGCCGGATCGTGGGCATAGAATCCATGATCGAGGCCCTGCCCCAGGGTTACGAAACCATGGTCGGCGGCACGGATGGAGTGCGTTTTTCCGGCGGCCAGAAGCAACGCATCGGGTTGGCCCGGGCACTTTACGGCGCGCCCAGGCTGTTGCTGCTGGACGAACCGAATTCCAATCTCGACGAGGCGGGCGAAGAACGCCTGATCGACGCCCTGACCCGGATCAAGGCCGACCAGGGCACGACCTGTGTCATGATCACCCATAAATTTTCCTTGCTGGGCGTCGTGGACAAGGTGCTCATGCTCCAGAACGGACAGGTCGCGTACTGGGGCCCAAGGGATGAAGTTCTCGCCGCGATATCCCGTCCGGTCAATCCTCCCGCCGGAATCGGCGGCGCGGGATTGGCGGCGGTCTCGGCGTAAGGGAGAGAAATATGCAATGGAAGACAATGCTTGGGCTGCTGTGCGCGCTGATCATGCTCGGCGCCACGCCGGCCCTGACCGCGGATGATCCGACGCGGCCCCCCGCGTACACCATGCGCGAATGTGTCGAAATGGCCATCGAACGCAGTCCTCGAATTTTGGCGGCCGAGGAAGCAACGCGCAAGGCCGAGGCCGAAATCGGCGTGGCCCGTGCTGGGTTTTTCCCGAAGCTGTCCGGTGTCGGGTCCCGAAAAAAGATCACCGGTCTGGACAGCACTGGCGCCAGCAACAGTGACTACGACGACCAGGTGGTTGATTCCTATGGCCTGCAGCTGACCCAGACGCTGTTCGCCGGGTTGACCGTCTTGAATGGCTATCAGAGGGCCGTCCTGGCGCACCAATACGCCCTGGCCGAAAAAGAGGAAGCCGTGTCCCGGTTGATCCTGGACGTCCAGACCGCGTTTCTGGACAGGCAGCGGGCCGTGGAAGAGGCTCGGATTCACGCGGCCCACCTGGAAAGCCTGGAAATGAACGGCAAGGCCCTGGCGGCGATGTTTGGCCAGCACCTGGTGTCCTACAGCGACGTTCTCGAAGTGGAGGTGGAAATCGCCAACGCGCGGCAGACGCTAAGCGAGACGGAGTCGTTCATCGCCACCAAGACCATCGAACTCAAGGGGCTAATGCGGATTCCCTTTACCAACAAAATCGACTTCGTGCCCAATGCCTGGGATGTCGGCTACGCCCCGGAACTGACCCTGGAGGATATCCGATGCGAAGCCCTGACGACCAGTCCGGCCGTGCGTCTGGCCAAACTGGCCATCGAGGTCGTGCAAAAGGACCGGGACGTGGCCAAGGGCGCGTTTTTACCCCGGCTCAATCTGAGTCTGGGCTATAACAACATCGATGTCGATTATCGGCTGCCCTCGGAGACGGCCTACGGCGATTACGACCGGGACTACTCCACCCTGTATACCGTGGGACAGCTGAGTCTGGAGTGGGATCTCTTCGCCGGCGGGCGCGACTATTACCAGGTACGGCGGATGAAGCACGAAATCAGCCGCCTGCAACACAACCTGCGGGATCAGGAATCCCTGATCTACACGGCGATCGAAAAGGCCCATACCTCTTTCGAGGATTCGCGGAACCGGGCCGCCCATGCCTTGGCGTTTTTGAAAAGCGCCCGGGAAAACGTGGCCATGGCCACCGCCCGTCTGGACAAAAGCCTGGGCACGTTGCCGGAGCTCATCATGGCCAAGAGCCAGTTGCAAAACGCCGAATCCAACCTGGTCAAAACCCAGGTCGACTGCCAACAGGCCTTGGCGAATCTGTACCACGCCATGGGCCGGCGTACTTTTTCTCTGCAGTAAAGGGGACACCATGAACCGTTTTCTCAAAAAGTGGAAGCGAGCCCTCGGATTCGCGGGCTTCTTCAGTTTGTTTATCAACATGCTGCAGTTGGTTTTTCCTGTGTACATGCTGATTATCTTCGACAAGGTCCTGGCCAGTCGCAGCATCCCGACCCTGCTCACGGTCAGCGTCGGCGCGGTGCTGGCGCTCGTGGTCCTGGCGTGTCTGGATTTTCTGCGGTCCCGGCTGCTCATCCGGGTGGGATTGTCCGTGGACCAGAACCTGACCGAGCCGGTGGTCCGCGAAATGATGCGGGACGCCGTCCGGATCGATTCGCGCTCGTACCGGGAAGGAATCGTGGACATCAACACGCTGCGGAACTTCCTGGCCGGCAACGCGGCCTTTTCCTTTTTCGATCTGCCGTGGGTACCAGTTTACGTGGCCGCCATTTTCTGCATGCATCCGCTGCTTGGCTGGCTGGCCGTGGCCGGCATCCTTGTCGTGTTGGTCCTGGGCATTGCCCAGGAGTACTTGAGCGGCCCCCGGTTCACCATGGCCAAGACCATGGAACGGCACTCCGGACAACTGCTGACCCTGGGACTGCGCAACGCCGAGGTCATCGCCGGCATGAACATGCTGCCGGGGATGATCGCGCACTGGAAGGAGCCCTATGACCAGGCGCTGTACCTCCAAACCAAGGCCTACCGCTTCAGCACGGCGCTGGGATCCGTGTCCGGCAGCTTCCGGACCGCGATGCAGGTTCTGGTCTATGGATTGGGCGCGTACCTGGTTTTGGAAAATGAATCCACGGCCGGGGTCATGATCGCCGCGTCGGTCATCATGCGCCAGGCCATGGGTCCCGTGGACCGCATCATGGGCACCTGGAAGCAGACCGTGGACGCCCGGGCGGCCTACAAACGCTTGGCCGGCCTGCTGGAAGCGGCGTCGGAACGCCCGGCCATGGAGCTGCCCGATCCCGAGGGCAAGGTGGATGTCGAGACGGCCAGCCTGGCCATTGGCGGCCGCCCAATCCTGGCCGGAGTGTCTTTTGCCCTGGCTCCGGGAGAGTCCATGGGCCTGATCGGCCCCAGCGGCGCGGGAAAAAGCTCCCTGTGCCGCCTGTTGCTTGGGATCTGGGGCGCCACATCGGGCACGGTACGCTTGGACGGCGCCGACATCGCCACCTGGGACCGCGATGCCCTGGGCCGGCATATCGGCTACCTGCCGCAGGACGTGGAGCTTTTTGCCGGCACGGTCAGTGAAAATATCGCGCGCATGGGCACGGTCGAGCCCGAAAAAGTGGTCGAAGCCGCTACCCTGGCCGGCATTCACGACATGGTCCTGCGTCTGCCGCAAGGCTACGACACGCAAATCGGCGACCTCGGCATGCAGCTGTCCGGCGGCCAGAGGCAGCTGATCGGTCTGGCCCGTGTTTTTTATGGCGGCCCGAAATTCGTCATTCTGGACGAACCCAATTCGAACCTCGACGATTCCGGTGAGCGCGCCCTGGGCCAGGCCTTGCGGGAGCTCAAGGCCCGCCGGGTGACCACCGTCATGGTCACGCACAAGCCGTCCTTGCTGGCGTCCGCGGACAAGGTCCTCGTGCTCAAGGAAGGCAGATCGGCCTTTTTCGGCCCCCGCGAAGAGGTTTTCCAGGCCATGGCCGCGGCCAGCGCGGGGCGGGCTTGATGGATCGGGTGCACGGCCCGGAAACGAAAATCGAGACGAGAACGCACGAGGAGAGTGGACAATGTCAACGCTGACACCCGAAGAACTCAAAGTTTTGGATACCAATCCACGCCCGATCATCTGGACCGGGCTGCTCATTATCGCGCTTTTTTTCGGAGGTCTGATCGCCTGGTCCGTGTTGCTGCCCTTCCACGGCGCGGTGGTGGCCGCGGGCACGGTCAAGGTTTCCCAGAACAAGAAGACGGTCCAGCACCTGGAAGGGGGGATCGTGGACAAAATCCTGGTGCGGGAGGGAGACGCGGTCAAGGCCGGACAGGTGCTGATCCGGTTGCGCGACGAACGCATCGACGCATCGGTATCCCTGACCCAGGGGCACCTCTGGGCCAAGATCGCCCTGGCGGCCCGCTTGCGGGCCGAAAGCCAGCTCAAGCCGGCCATCGAGTGGCCCAAGGAGATGCTCGCGGCCGAGGCCGAACCGGAAGTCCGGGCTGCCCGTCAGAAAGAGGAAGAAGTCTTTGTGTCTCGGCTACGCGACATGGAGGGAAAAATCTCCCTGCATAACTCCCAAATCCGGCAGTTGCGCGAGCAAGCCGACGGCGCCCAGGCCGAACTCACTGCCCAGCAGGACATCATCGCCAGCCTGGGGAGCGAAATCACCGCCAAGAACGCCCTGCTCCAGGAAAAATATATCGACAAGGCCCAAATCCTCGAGCTGAACCGCCGACTGGCCACGGCCGAAGGGCAGGCCGGCAGCCTGCGGCAGAGCATTGCCGAGGGCAAGCAACGCATTGATGAACTGCGGCTGCGCATCGTGGATTTGCGCAACACCTATCGCGAGAACGCCATCACCGAACTGAGCAAGGTCTCGGACGAAATCTTCCAGCTTCGGGAACAGCTGCGCCCCATACGGGACTCCAAAAAACGTCTGGACATCCTGTCCCCGGTTGACGGCGTTGTCCTGAACATGCAGGTCCATTCCGAGGATTCGGCGGTCATTCGCGCCGGCGAACCCCTCATGGATATCGTGCCCAAGGATGCCAAGCTCATCGTTGAAGCCAGGATTTCACCCACGGACATCACCAAGGTGTTCAAGGATCAGGAGGCCGAAGTCATGCTTTCGGCCTTTGACCGGCGCGTCATGCCCCGGTTTCCAGCCGTTGTGGACTATGTCTCGGCCGACCAGCTCAAACAGCAGACCTCGGCTGGAGACATGCCCTTTTACGAGGTGCACCTCGCCGTGGACGAGGAGGCGCTCACCAAGGCCGGCGCCTATCTGTACCCGGGCATGCCCGCGGAATGCTATATCACCACGACGGAGCGCACGATTTTGTCCTACCTGCTCGACCCCTTCTTCAAGGTCATGGACAACGCCCTGCTTGAACAATAGCCAACGACCCTTCCCGGGGACGCTGCACACCAAAAGCTCCCGGACACCTCGCGGCGTCCGGGAGCTTTTTTTCGTGTCAGCCCATCGGATTTGAACGCGACGCGCCCCCTATTCGATGATCACCCCGGCATAGCCCACCACCCGGGACAAATCGCCGTTAACCTCGCCCGATGTGGCATAGGCCACGAGTTCGGCTTTTTTGGCGCCCATGATGTTGGCCAGATGCATGCCCATGGTCATGGGCAGCACCCCGCACATGGAAATGTTTTCGCCACGTACCGTGCCATAAAATTCCATGGGATTGAGGGCCAAGATCGGGGCCAGGGCGCGCTTGTCGATTTCACGGGTGGCCGCGTCCGAGGCGAAATGGTTCATATCCGAGCTGACCACGACCGTCACCTCGCGCCCCAACGCGGTCAGCACCTCGGCGATTTTCGA
Coding sequences within it:
- a CDS encoding TolC family protein; translation: MQWKTMLGLLCALIMLGATPALTADDPTRPPAYTMRECVEMAIERSPRILAAEEATRKAEAEIGVARAGFFPKLSGVGSRKKITGLDSTGASNSDYDDQVVDSYGLQLTQTLFAGLTVLNGYQRAVLAHQYALAEKEEAVSRLILDVQTAFLDRQRAVEEARIHAAHLESLEMNGKALAAMFGQHLVSYSDVLEVEVEIANARQTLSETESFIATKTIELKGLMRIPFTNKIDFVPNAWDVGYAPELTLEDIRCEALTTSPAVRLAKLAIEVVQKDRDVAKGAFLPRLNLSLGYNNIDVDYRLPSETAYGDYDRDYSTLYTVGQLSLEWDLFAGGRDYYQVRRMKHEISRLQHNLRDQESLIYTAIEKAHTSFEDSRNRAAHALAFLKSARENVAMATARLDKSLGTLPELIMAKSQLQNAESNLVKTQVDCQQALANLYHAMGRRTFSLQ
- a CDS encoding polysaccharide biosynthesis protein, yielding VLVSTDKAVRPTNVMGTTKRVAELLMRARSGGRTTFMAVRFGNVLGSSGSVIPLFRKQIAHGGPVTVTHPEVTRYFMTIPEAAQLIVQAGALGRGKEIFILKMGQPVRIADLARDLIVLSGKSVDDIEIRFTGLRPGEKLYEELITTGEGIIETGHDQIMVLEPLGEHEAQQCIGPLLQAATTFDAVTIRRELERLVPEFHPDPTPGLAQDKGRG
- a CDS encoding HlyD family type I secretion periplasmic adaptor subunit codes for the protein MSTLTPEELKVLDTNPRPIIWTGLLIIALFFGGLIAWSVLLPFHGAVVAAGTVKVSQNKKTVQHLEGGIVDKILVREGDAVKAGQVLIRLRDERIDASVSLTQGHLWAKIALAARLRAESQLKPAIEWPKEMLAAEAEPEVRAARQKEEEVFVSRLRDMEGKISLHNSQIRQLREQADGAQAELTAQQDIIASLGSEITAKNALLQEKYIDKAQILELNRRLATAEGQAGSLRQSIAEGKQRIDELRLRIVDLRNTYRENAITELSKVSDEIFQLREQLRPIRDSKKRLDILSPVDGVVLNMQVHSEDSAVIRAGEPLMDIVPKDAKLIVEARISPTDITKVFKDQEAEVMLSAFDRRVMPRFPAVVDYVSADQLKQQTSAGDMPFYEVHLAVDEEALTKAGAYLYPGMPAECYITTTERTILSYLLDPFFKVMDNALLEQ
- a CDS encoding type I secretion system permease/ATPase gives rise to the protein MKTMKDFLRKWRKYFVYAGFISCFINLLQLTFSFYMFAIYDAIFSSYDHDSLYSITVIAVFALFFLLFFGFLRKRILRMVGVDLVASFSPHIFRHTLLGYAGPSKQAYQQGMSDISTLNAFLNSDSLPAIFDIPWTPFYVLIIFLFHPMLGVVTLGVGLAILLLIFLQDRYTRDRLVKANSLAQGNKRFLDSMLANAEVVNAMGMGRSVHDRFDARNTEIVVHQTMASRYAGLTQSSIKSIQILMNVLLYAVGSWLAITENFNAGLIIVVSVIEGQALSPFMRVLFGAKTIVQAREAYKRLHGFFYLLSKVPPKMSLPAPRGALVADRVTFALGGRLLLREVSFDLEPGEFMGLVGPNGAGKTTLLRVLLGLWPSIFGAARLDGVSLQLWDKTELGPHIGYLPQEVELFPVSVAANIARLGEVDMDEVTRVCRIVGIESMIEALPQGYETMVGGTDGVRFSGGQKQRIGLARALYGAPRLLLLDEPNSNLDEAGEERLIDALTRIKADQGTTCVMITHKFSLLGVVDKVLMLQNGQVAYWGPRDEVLAAISRPVNPPAGIGGAGLAAVSA
- a CDS encoding type I secretion system permease/ATPase, giving the protein MNRFLKKWKRALGFAGFFSLFINMLQLVFPVYMLIIFDKVLASRSIPTLLTVSVGAVLALVVLACLDFLRSRLLIRVGLSVDQNLTEPVVREMMRDAVRIDSRSYREGIVDINTLRNFLAGNAAFSFFDLPWVPVYVAAIFCMHPLLGWLAVAGILVVLVLGIAQEYLSGPRFTMAKTMERHSGQLLTLGLRNAEVIAGMNMLPGMIAHWKEPYDQALYLQTKAYRFSTALGSVSGSFRTAMQVLVYGLGAYLVLENESTAGVMIAASVIMRQAMGPVDRIMGTWKQTVDARAAYKRLAGLLEAASERPAMELPDPEGKVDVETASLAIGGRPILAGVSFALAPGESMGLIGPSGAGKSSLCRLLLGIWGATSGTVRLDGADIATWDRDALGRHIGYLPQDVELFAGTVSENIARMGTVEPEKVVEAATLAGIHDMVLRLPQGYDTQIGDLGMQLSGGQRQLIGLARVFYGGPKFVILDEPNSNLDDSGERALGQALRELKARRVTTVMVTHKPSLLASADKVLVLKEGRSAFFGPREEVFQAMAAASAGRA